The DNA sequence CGTACCCGACTTCCTCGAGTGAGGATAGATACACGTGTGCGGTACTCTTCGGAATCGAGAGCTCGTTTGCGACATCTGTGACTCCTGACCCACCCGACCGCTGTAGGAAGTCGATGACTTCAAAGGCTGACCGTAGCGATTTGAGTGGCTTAGTTTTTGCACCAGACATGAGTTACCGTGTGAACTGTACACACATATATGTTCCTCCAATAGTCGCTATCTCGTTGACAATGTCCGCGAATCAAGGGAGTTCGAGGCTGTTGGAGGTTCCATATCCTGTCCAACAGTCTCAGACAACTCTGTTCAGTGTCATAATGTGGTTTCTCGAAGGAGGTGTCTCGTAGCATCGCGGAATTGTTGCGCCTCCACTCCATCATCCGGAATAAATCAAGTCAGGACTGTTGGTCGAAGGCAAATTGCGGAAAAAACACTGCAATAGAAACGCCAACCACGACGCTATCGGAGTATATCGAGAACTTCGTTCAGTGACTATGAGGTTTGTTCGAGTGTATTGACACCGTCAGTCGTCTGTGCAAGATCCCCCTCCAGTGCATCTAGGATGCGGTCGGTCGTGTCGGCAACTACCTTTTTCATGAACTCGGCGTCTGAATTTCTGGGGTCTCCACGGCCACCTTGGACTGCGATGTCGGTGTACCACGTGTATTGTCTTGCTTTGAATTTGGCCTTACGCTCTTGTTTCTCCTTTTTCTCTGTCCGAACTAGCTCTGGGTGGAACAGTTCAGTGACGCTCGTCTCGTGTTCGCCTGCATGGCTCCAATCTTCTCCGAAGCGAGTCTCCAGTTGATCTCGAGCGAACGAGGTCCAGTTTACGAGATACACTTCGATATCGTGCTCTCGCTGGAGCCGATCCCCCGCGAGCTTCAGTGGTGGGTTATTGCCACCGTGACAGTTGACAATAAGCAATCGCTTGGCCCCGTGTTGTGAAATCGAGGCCCCGAGCTCTTCGATGACTTTCTGATACGTATCTGGCATCAGTGTCAGGGTCCCTGCCCGGGTCATGTGATGTTCCGAGTATCCGAATGGAAGCGTGGGCAGGCGGATCATTGAGAGATCACGGTCTGCTGCGGTTTCGACGAGTATCCGGGTTAGGTTCTCCGCCCGGAGAGTATCGACCGAAACTGGGAGGTGGATCGAATGTTGCTCGATTGCACCGGTTGGTAAGACGAGGAAATCCGCATCCTCAATGGCCTCTTCGGCGTCTTCCCACGTCATGCTCCCGAGGTCGTAGCTGTCGTAGCTAAGCGAGACGGTCATACTGCCACCTCGTTTTTTCGTCCACCGAAATGTGGTGACAATGCCGCTACTACTTCTCCTTGAGTCGAAGACTCTGTGTTAATGGCTAACATCGAAAGTCTACGAGTAGCCAAGTGTATCTACTATTTATATCTTTGTACAAGCGGCGATATTGTCAGATGAAAATCGAACGTTCCTGTGAACGATTGTGCACTTTGGGCAAGTACGACAGATAGTTTCCAGCCAGTTCCAACAAGAACCAGAGGATTAGACACCTGAAACACTCGTCTCCATCGTTTTCCAAAGGCTATAAGGAACATTGACAATATTGACAATAATGAATAGATTTAAATGATGGTGGTCCTTTGGATGGATTGTCAAACGTTGGCAATAGGTAAGCATACACATGGCTAGAGACATCATCGAGTACGACATCAATCGACGACAGTTCCTTGCAATGACCAGTGCACTCACGGGTGCATCGCTTGCTGGGTGCGCGGGTGATTCGGGAGGCAACGGTGGCGAAGGAAGTGACAATGGCAGTGGTTCTGGCTCCGCAGGTGGGACAGTTCGGCTAAACGTTGCAATTGCCTCAGAGCCGTGGAACTTCGACCCGGCGTTGTGGGCTGACACGGGCTCGAGTGCGATTGGGAGTCTGATCTACGACGAAGTGATCGAGCTAACTCCCGACTCGGAGCTCGCACCAGGACTCGTCAAAGAGGTACCGAAGCCGACAAACGACGGACTTGCGTTCGACTACACGCTCCGTGATGGCTTGCAGTTCCACAACGGAGACGACGTGACCGTCGAGGATTTCAAATATTCCGTCGACTGGATTCTGAATCCCGACAACAACTCCCCGATTCGACGCCGGATTCCGAACGTTGAAGGGACAGAGATCGTGGATGACCGGACGCTCCGGATGAATCTGACGACCGAGTTCTCCACCCTCAACTGGTGGCTGACTCGGGGACTCGAAGGAATCGTCCAGAAGGGGTCTCGTGGCTCTGCCAGTGAACGAGAAGGGCCGACAGGAATCGCAACGAACCTCACGACCGACCCGAGTGGTGCCGGCACTGGCCCCTTCGAATTCGTCGAGTGGAACACAAACGAGAACGTGCTACTGAAAAAGAACGAGAATTACTGGAAGGACGGCATTCCGAAGGTCGACGAGATCAACTTCCAGATCATGCCGGAGGATTCGACGAGGTTGGCAAATCTCCGATCTGGAACCACCGACCTGACGACCTCGATTCCAGACAAGGACTTCGAGTCGCTGCAAAACGACCCAAACATCAAAACGGGAGCAGTCCCGGGGAACACGACCGAAGTGCTCTACATGAACCTCATGGAAGCGGACGGAAACCCGATGTCCAACGTCAACAACCGCCGGGCAGTCCAGTGGGGCATTGACGCAGAAGAAATCTTAGACGAGATATTCTACGGGAGAGGTGTTGCCCAGCATGGGCTCTGGTACCCGGACAGCGAGTGGACGTCGCCCAAGCTGAAGGAGATGGAGATGTACGACCCCGACAAGGCCCGGCAAGAACTTGAGAAGGCCGGCAACCCCGACGGGTTCACCTTCGAGATGCTCGTCACGAAGGGCTCTCATCTCAAAGACCAGGGTGTCGTCATCCAGAACCAGCTCTCGAAGATTGGCATCGACGTCGAAATAACCACGCTCGAGAAGTCCGCACTGTTCGACCAGGTGTACAACACGACGACGTGGCACGCAGCCTTGGAGAACTGGACGAACGCCGTCCCTGTCGTAACTTACTGGCTCAGCACTGGGTTCGTTCCAAACGACCGTAACCACAACAACTGGCACCACGCGTCTCCCGACCTGCCAGACCGATACGCACCAAGTGGACCGCCAGCGCCGGAAGACGCCGAAGGTGACTTCTCTAACGGACACGACTGGTACGTCCAAACGGTGAAGAAAGCCCAACGGACGGTTGATGAACAAGAACAAAAAGAGATTGTCTACCGGCTGCAGGAGTACCTCGTCGAAAATGCGATCCAGCTCGACATCGCTTACTCGAGTCGGCTTGCTGCATGGAGTGATGCGGCGTCCGGATACGAGATGGGGTCGTTCTCGTCTGACCTCCGTCCCGTGACAAAAGACTGATAATCCAGGGTAATCCACAAAAAGAGTCATTATCAATCATCTGCAAGCGATTGACGTCACAACCATGGAAATCATTACCAACATTTTGTTTCATACATTGAACCTATGAGCATCGGACGATTTATCCTCAAACGATTATTGTTGATCATACCGGTACTGTTCGGTGTGAGTGTGAGCGTATTCGGCTTGCTCCACATCGCACCGGGGGGTCCGGCAGCGGTCATGCTGGGGCCGCTCCAGAACGAACAGATCATTCAACAGGTACGCCAACAGCTCGGACTGAACCAGCCGTTTTACATCCAGTACTGGCTGTGGGCAAGCAGCGCGATTCAAGGTGACCTTGGTACCTCGTGGACTGTCCAGCAGGGGACGCCTGTCGTGACGTTGATCAAAAGCCGCCTTTTGCTCACGTTCGAACTCGCTCTCCTCGCCCAATTTCTCGCCGTACTCATTGGAATCCCGGCAGGAATCATCGGTGCGGTTCGACAGAATAAACCCGCAGACCACCTGTCTCGTATCGGGGCGCTTTCGGGCATCTCGATTCCGAATTTCTGGTTAGGCATCGTCCTGATCATGGTGTTCGGCGTCACCTTCAACTTCGATTGGGGGACGGGCGGCTGGATATCACCGTTCGAAGATCCGATTGCAAACCTTCAGCATCTCCTCCTCCCAGTCATCGCGCTCGGAACTGCTCGGGCAGCGATTATCCAGCGTATGACTCGGTCTGAGATGCTCGAAACGCTCAATCAAGACTACGTTCGGACGGCCCGAGCTATGGGAATTGGCGAAGTCGAAGTTGTGCTGAAAGACGCGACGAAAAACGCACTCATCCCCGTTGTAACCGTTATTGGAATTGGAATCGGTGGATTGCTGAATGGTGCAGTTCTGACAGAGACAGTGTTCAATCTTCCCGGACTTGGAAAGTTGTTTATCACAGCGATTGCCCGCCGGGACTTCGAGGTTATCCGTGCACTGGTATTGTTCATCACGTGTGTGTTCGTCTTCGCAAACCTGAGCGTGGACGTCCTCTATGCGTACCTCAATCCGAAAATCCGCGAAGATGGAGGGAACTGAAATGGCTACAAAAGAGACACGCACGATGGAGCAAGAACCGAAGACCAGTGAACACCGGAGCCAGTTCGAACAGTTTTGGCGGGAGTTCCGGAAGAACCGTCTTTCGATAGTCGGCGCGGTAATCATCGGTCTTACCCTCTTTGCTGCGATTTTCGCGCCGGTCATCGCACCACACGACCCTGCCACCCAGTTCGATGCCCCCGACGGAGAGCATAATCCGCTCCCACCGGGCTCTACATTGCTCGTCGAGGGTGAATCGAACGCAGAGATTACAGCGTATCTGGGGACGGACAATCACGGTCGCGATCTCCTTTCGAGGATGATCTTCGGGCTTCGGACGCTCATGATGATCTCGATTGGCGTCAATCTGGTCGCGATGACCGTTGGCATCACTCTGGGTGCGATTGCGGGTTACCTGGGTAATTCTTGGGTAGACGAGACCATCATGCGAGCGATGGATATCATCCTCTCGTTCCCGAGTCTGATCTTAGCCATCGCGATTATCGGTATCCTCGGCGCGGGCAAGACAGATTACGGATGGGTTGTCGTTCCAAACCTCGCGAAAATAATCTTCGTCATCGGGTTCGCGTACATTCCGAGATTCGCACGGGTGATGCGGAGTGCGGTGCTCAAAGAGATGGAAGAAGACTACGTGGACGCGGCAAAGTCACTCGGTGCGAGCAATTCACATATCCTCACTCGTGACATCCTCGTCAATACCATCCCAATTGTCGTCGTCCAAGCGACGCTCTACATGGCGACTGCAGTGTTGGCAAGTGCGGGGCTGTCATTCCTTGGACTCGGCTTACAGCCACCGACCGCGAGCCTCGGACTGATGTTGTCGAACGCGCGGAGCTTCGTCTACAGCGGCCAGTGGTGGTACCCAGTCTTCCCGGGATTGGCGCTCATGATCATCATCCTTGGGTTCAACCTACTCGGTGACGGACTGCGTGACGCCCTCGACCCACGGTATTCTCAGGAGGGTTCCAATGACCAGTAAACCGATACTCGAAGTCGAGAATTTGGTCACCCAGTTCCACACAGAGGAAGGAGTCGTCAAAGCGGTTGACGGCAACTCCTTCACCCTACATAAGGGGGAAGTACTGGGTATCGTCGGTGAATCCGGCTCTGGAAAGAGTGTCACCGCGATGTCGGTCATGCGACTCATCGACGAACCGGGATACATCAAGGAAGGAACCGTCCGGTACAAAGGAGAGGATTTGCTAACGAAGAGTAAGGCGGAGATGCGACAGATTCGCGGCAACGACATCGCAATGATGTTCCAAGACCCGATGACATCGCTGAACCCCGTCTACACGATCGGAAGTCAGATCTCTCGGGTCATTCGCAAACACACAGACGCAACGAAAGCGACGGCTCGAGAGCGGACAATTGAACTCCTCAGTGACGTTGGGATTCCCGAACCTGCGGCCCGCGTCGATGACTATCCACACCAATTCTCTGGTGGAATGCGCCAGCGAGTTCTCCTCGCGATGGCCATCTCCTGTGACCCGGATATTCTCATCGCCGACGAACCGACGACGGCACTCGACGTCACCATTGAGGCACAGATATTCGACCTCATCGACCGACTTCAGGAAAAGTACGGGATGAGTGTCATTCTCATCACGCACGACTTGGGAGTCGTCGCGGGAAGTTGCGACAGGGTTGCCGTCGTCTACGCAGGCCGTATCGTCGAGCGGGCAGGGGTACACGACCTCTTCAAATCTCCGCGCCATCCCTACACACGAGGATTGATGCGGTCGATTCCGAACCTCCGGTCGAACGAGAGCAGACTGACACCTATCGAGGGTCGAATTCCAGACTTGACCGCCCTGCCGACTGGGTGTTCGTTCCACCCCCGGTGTGTCCACGCGACAGAGGAGTGTTCACAGACGGATCCCGACCTACGTGAGGTTGAGGCGGGGCGTGAAGCCGCCTGTATCCACGCCCTTGGCTACAATCAAGCGACGATGACTCAAAGCTCAAATAATTCGGCAACGACGGATGGAGGTGTCTCCAATGACTAACCGCGACACGATAATGAGCGTCCATGGTCTCACGAAGCATTTCACACAGAACGACAGCTTCATCGACCGGTTGTTCGGTGCGACGCAGACGGTCAAAGCAGTCCAAGACGTCTCATTCGAGATCAGTCACGGAGAGACGATTGGGCTCGTCGGTGAGTCTGGTTCTGGCAAATCGACCACTGCTCGAAGCATTCTTCAACTCGATGAACCTACCGCTGGTACCGTCACGTACGATGGAACAGACGTGACTTCGCTCACGTCAAAGGAACTCAAGCAGTTCCGAAAGCGTATCCAGATGGTGTTTCAGGACCCTGCTTCGAGTCTCAATCGACGAAAGAGCGTCGGTCAGATCATTCGACAACCGATGCAGATTCACGGCCTGTACAAGGGCGAACGCGACGAACGCGTCGAGGAACTCATGGAACAAGTCGGCCTCTCACCCGAGTACTCAAACCGGTATCCTCACGAGTTTTCCGGCGGACAGCGCCAACGCGTGGGCATCGCGCGTGCACTCGCTGTCGAACCGGAGTTTCTCGTGTGCGACGAACCCGTTTCGGCGCTCGACGTCTCGATCCAAGCGCAGATCCTCAACCTGCTCAAAGACCTCCAAGTGGAGTACGACCTCACTATCTTGTTCATTGCCCACGACCTCTCAGTCATAAGGCATGTCTGTGACCGAGTCGCGGTAATGTACCTCGGTGAAATCGTCGAGATAGCAGAGACGGAACAGCTGTTTGCGAACCCACAGCACCCATACACTCGAGCACTGCTCAAAGCGATTCCAGAACCAGACCCGGAACTCGCACAGCAGCGAGAACCACTTTCGGGTGAGGTACCGTCACCTATCGACCCACCGAAAGGATGCTCGTTCCATCCACGCTGTCCGGAGGCGACCGAAGAGTGTCGCTCTATCGACCCGGACCTAGAACAGGTCGACGGCGCGACAGTCGGTCACGAAACCGCGTGCATCCACGTCGGTTCGTTCGGTGAAGATGGGGGTATTACGCTCGAATCGGCATCCAGAGACCGGTACGCGCCGGAGAACTTCCTGCACGAAAACGGAGCCATTGAGACCACGTCACCTGAGAATGAGGGAGCGTTCACTACCACGGGGGCAAACGAATGATTCGAGTGCAGGACACCCTCCAGTCGCTGGTTCCGCTACTGCTGACGTTCTTGCTCGTCCTGGCATACCAGTCGATAATCTCGACGGTGTTGACGGGCGTCCTTGCGTTCGTTGTGACGGTTGTGCTCTCAATTGCAACATGGTACGTCATCTGTCGCGTCGCGTTCGATAGCGACGGTCGCCTCGCTCTCGGAAAACGGCCCTTCTGAGGAGACAACTAACTCTTGGTGCTAATTTTTCCGCGCTGTTCGAGTTGTGATCACAATTGGGCAAGGACATTGATGACGACAGCGGAGGTTCTCAATCTGCTGTCGAGGCTCGGTCGGCCATCAATTGTTCTGCTCTCTCGGCCCAATCACCCCAGAGAAAGCCCGCACTCACAACGAGTGCCCACCAGACGTACGTGAGAACGATTCCAAGATAGACCGCAGAGAGTCCGTACCCAAGCCAGAAACCGGCGAGGTAACTGAAGCAAAGCATGAAGCCGAAGGTTCCGGTGAACCGAGCGTAGAATGGCGTCCGGGTATCGCTTGCGCCTTGGAGTGCTCCTGCCATCGGGAAGAAGACTCCGAAGAAGAACATCGAAATCCCGGAGATGCGCGTGAAGGTAACAGCGTACCCAAGCGTTTCCGGGTCTGCTGTGAATATGCTCGAAAGCGGTTCTGCCATGATCCAGATTGAAGTGCCAACGACCCCGAGCGTGAGTGCGCTGAGAGCTGTGATGGCCAAGCCCGAAAAGCGGGCGTCGGCCGGCTTTCCCGCACCAAGTCTCTGCCCGACGATAATGCTCGCAGCGACGCTGTACGAACGGTACAGGGGGCCTGCTATCTGTTGGTAGATTCGCCGTCCGATATGGTATGCGGCACTCACTTCTGTCCCAAAGACAAGTAACAAGGCGTTGAACGGAAAATTTGCGACAGATGTACTCATTCCCTCCGCGAAGTTGGGGAGAGAAACTGCGACCAGTTGCTTCGTAACAGTGGCGTCTCGTGGTCGCCTGAGCGACAGTTCAGTTCGGTTACTCCCTATCATTCCGAGTATCGCCAGGCACTCAAGCCCGCGGCTAAACGCAGTTGCAAGCCCGACACCCACGATACCAAGCCGCGGGAGCCCCACGAGTCCGAGTCCCAATCCGACAGTTGCGAAGATGTTGACGACGTTCGCGAGCCCGTTTACCACGAGCGGTGTTCGCGTATCACCGGTCCCCTGCAAGGTGCGTGCACCAACCAACGCAACGATTCGGAGCGGTGCGGCTGCAAAAACGAGCGTGAGATAGCTGGCTCCCATCCTCACGACTTCCAGTTCGGCGCCGAGAACTGCGATGAGGGCGTCCGCCAGGGTGAACCCAATGACGACGATCGGGAGGCCGACCAGAAATCCGATGAGTAGCGCTTGGGTCGTGGCTTGATCACGGGTTTTCGCGTCGCCCCGAGCGGTATCTTGACTTGAGAGAGCAATCCCACCAGTCCCTAGTGCACGCCCGATTCGGAACGGAACCTGCGCATATAGGTCGGCCAACCCGATAGCAGCAACCGCTGCCGGCGAGAAGAATCCCGTCACGACGATATCGATTGAACGCATCAACGTGTTGAGAAACTGTTGAACCACGATTGGCCAGGACAGTGCCATCACGGACTGCCAGGTAGCGACAACTCTGTCCCGCGGCTTGGACATTCGTACATCACCAACAACTAACGAGAGAAAGAATGTGTCGGTCGCGGCGATTCTGAAGGGGTACTACCTACATAGGTTGCATCAGGAATCGTTTCAGCAAACAAAGCAGGTATCGACAATACCTCCAATCACGTACCATGACATTGACGACGATTCAATGCAGTACTACCGTGAAAGACCTCCTTGAGAAAGTCGATTATCACGGGCAAACTGGCGAACACCTAGTGAGCCTGCTTGCTTACCTTCTCGTAGATTGTGGGCATCCCGTGCCGTGACATCACCGAAAAGTTCCTCTCGGATCTCTACGTTCTCTCTTGTGAGTGCGCGCGTACCATCGACGAACTGAATTCTATCTCCGGTTCAATTATCGCTGGAACCTCTCGATATTGTCTAGCATCCCAAAAACCCCGTGAGAGAATGCTACTAGTCTATTACTGTGAGTATAGATATCCTGAACAAGGTTGCTCAGAATAGACATACACAACTAAAAACAGGTGGATGAGCCACTCAAGCCATAACTCCTCTACTCTCTGTCGGTTGGATCTATAATTATCATAATACCAAACGTCACTGCGCTACATGTGCGTGAGGTTCAATTCGAGTTCATTCACGACACTCCGAAGGAGTTCGGGGAGTTCGCCATCGAGTCGGTCTTGGTTCATTCGGTGGGTCGGACCGGCAACGGCAAAGGCACCGAGGACGTTCCTATCTGGGGCCATGAGCGGAACTGCCACCGCGCGCAACCCCTTCGTACTCTCCTCGTTGTTGTACGAATAGCCACGCTCACGGATGGCTTCGAGGTCGTCCAACAGTTCATCCTCGTCAACGATTGTTCCCTTGGTTGCCCGTGGGAGCCCGTTTCTCGCAATCAGGTCGCGGACGCGCTCGTCCGAAAATTGTGAGAGAATCGCTTTTCCAGCGGCGGTTTGATGGATGTGGAACCGTTTCCCAACTCGACCCTTCGTGAGCACGCCTCGTCGCCCCGTCTCGCGAAAGAGAACCACTGCTCGCCCGTGCTCTTCTGTGGTAAACTGGGCTGTCTCCTCTGTTTCTTCTGCCACTTCGCGGAGCTTTTCTTTGATGATGCGCGCTCCTTCGATCTGATGTCGGACATGCGCACCAACGTCAAGAAATCGGAGACCGAGATGGTACTGGTCGGCTTTCTTGGTCACGAGATCGTGTGACACCAGCGTAGTGAGGTGCTTGTACACCGAACTTTTCGAGAGCTCTGTCGCGTTTGCGAGTTCGGTCACTCGCGCCCCTCCCCGTTCCTGTAGCTCTGTAATGATGGTGAACGTGTTGTCCAAACTTTTCAGTGTTGGAGGGTTGTTCCCACCCGTTTTCGACCCGGAATTTTTGTTTACCATGCTTGAGTCACTTGTTTTGAGCGTTTATATATAAAGTTCACTTATACGAGAATTCATTAGGTGACACCACTGTCACGGTGCGCGATATATCGCCCTGTCCAAATGGTTATTAGTCCCACCTCCAATTCGTGAATACATGTGTGAGACTGTGTGTCTCGAAAGAGACCTACGTACGACGCCTCGTGTTACTCGCGAGTCCCCCCGAGAACGGTTCGAAAACTCGATTTCTGCGGTAGCCCTCGAGTGATTTCTATGGAGGAAAACCAACCCGTCATCGTCAGCGCGGTGCGGACGCCACAGGGCAAACACGGCGGCGTGTTCGCAGAGGTGCGAAGCGAAGATCTGTCGGTACCGCTCGTAAACGAGATGCTTGCCCGGACCGGGCTCAGCGGAGAACAGGTCGATGATCTCCGGTGGGGGTGCGCCCAACAAGAGGGCGAACAGAGCAACAACATCGCCCGCGTCATCGCACTGCTCTCAGACCTCGGTCAGACCGTCCCGGCGACGACCATCGACCGGCTCTGTGCCTCCTCGGCGGAAGCCATCATCTCCGCCTCGGACGCAATCCGGGCGGGCCAACGCGACTGTATCATCGCCGGCGGTGTCGAGTCGATGACTCGCGTGTCGCGCCAGTACGGCATCGGCAACTATCCGGGCATCGCTGCTAATTGGAACCCAGACGACCTCGAGATGGGTGCGACCGCAGAGGCCGTCGCAGAACGATACGACATCTCACGTGCAGCGCAGGA is a window from the Haladaptatus sp. ZSTT2 genome containing:
- a CDS encoding creatininase family protein, whose product is MTVSLSYDSYDLGSMTWEDAEEAIEDADFLVLPTGAIEQHSIHLPVSVDTLRAENLTRILVETAADRDLSMIRLPTLPFGYSEHHMTRAGTLTLMPDTYQKVIEELGASISQHGAKRLLIVNCHGGNNPPLKLAGDRLQREHDIEVYLVNWTSFARDQLETRFGEDWSHAGEHETSVTELFHPELVRTEKKEKQERKAKFKARQYTWYTDIAVQGGRGDPRNSDAEFMKKVVADTTDRILDALEGDLAQTTDGVNTLEQTS
- a CDS encoding ABC transporter substrate-binding protein, coding for MARDIIEYDINRRQFLAMTSALTGASLAGCAGDSGGNGGEGSDNGSGSGSAGGTVRLNVAIASEPWNFDPALWADTGSSAIGSLIYDEVIELTPDSELAPGLVKEVPKPTNDGLAFDYTLRDGLQFHNGDDVTVEDFKYSVDWILNPDNNSPIRRRIPNVEGTEIVDDRTLRMNLTTEFSTLNWWLTRGLEGIVQKGSRGSASEREGPTGIATNLTTDPSGAGTGPFEFVEWNTNENVLLKKNENYWKDGIPKVDEINFQIMPEDSTRLANLRSGTTDLTTSIPDKDFESLQNDPNIKTGAVPGNTTEVLYMNLMEADGNPMSNVNNRRAVQWGIDAEEILDEIFYGRGVAQHGLWYPDSEWTSPKLKEMEMYDPDKARQELEKAGNPDGFTFEMLVTKGSHLKDQGVVIQNQLSKIGIDVEITTLEKSALFDQVYNTTTWHAALENWTNAVPVVTYWLSTGFVPNDRNHNNWHHASPDLPDRYAPSGPPAPEDAEGDFSNGHDWYVQTVKKAQRTVDEQEQKEIVYRLQEYLVENAIQLDIAYSSRLAAWSDAASGYEMGSFSSDLRPVTKD
- a CDS encoding ABC transporter permease, whose translation is MGRFILKRLLLIIPVLFGVSVSVFGLLHIAPGGPAAVMLGPLQNEQIIQQVRQQLGLNQPFYIQYWLWASSAIQGDLGTSWTVQQGTPVVTLIKSRLLLTFELALLAQFLAVLIGIPAGIIGAVRQNKPADHLSRIGALSGISIPNFWLGIVLIMVFGVTFNFDWGTGGWISPFEDPIANLQHLLLPVIALGTARAAIIQRMTRSEMLETLNQDYVRTARAMGIGEVEVVLKDATKNALIPVVTVIGIGIGGLLNGAVLTETVFNLPGLGKLFITAIARRDFEVIRALVLFITCVFVFANLSVDVLYAYLNPKIREDGGN
- a CDS encoding ABC transporter permease, yielding MATKETRTMEQEPKTSEHRSQFEQFWREFRKNRLSIVGAVIIGLTLFAAIFAPVIAPHDPATQFDAPDGEHNPLPPGSTLLVEGESNAEITAYLGTDNHGRDLLSRMIFGLRTLMMISIGVNLVAMTVGITLGAIAGYLGNSWVDETIMRAMDIILSFPSLILAIAIIGILGAGKTDYGWVVVPNLAKIIFVIGFAYIPRFARVMRSAVLKEMEEDYVDAAKSLGASNSHILTRDILVNTIPIVVVQATLYMATAVLASAGLSFLGLGLQPPTASLGLMLSNARSFVYSGQWWYPVFPGLALMIIILGFNLLGDGLRDALDPRYSQEGSNDQ
- a CDS encoding ABC transporter ATP-binding protein — protein: MTSKPILEVENLVTQFHTEEGVVKAVDGNSFTLHKGEVLGIVGESGSGKSVTAMSVMRLIDEPGYIKEGTVRYKGEDLLTKSKAEMRQIRGNDIAMMFQDPMTSLNPVYTIGSQISRVIRKHTDATKATARERTIELLSDVGIPEPAARVDDYPHQFSGGMRQRVLLAMAISCDPDILIADEPTTALDVTIEAQIFDLIDRLQEKYGMSVILITHDLGVVAGSCDRVAVVYAGRIVERAGVHDLFKSPRHPYTRGLMRSIPNLRSNESRLTPIEGRIPDLTALPTGCSFHPRCVHATEECSQTDPDLREVEAGREAACIHALGYNQATMTQSSNNSATTDGGVSND
- a CDS encoding ABC transporter ATP-binding protein, with protein sequence MTNRDTIMSVHGLTKHFTQNDSFIDRLFGATQTVKAVQDVSFEISHGETIGLVGESGSGKSTTARSILQLDEPTAGTVTYDGTDVTSLTSKELKQFRKRIQMVFQDPASSLNRRKSVGQIIRQPMQIHGLYKGERDERVEELMEQVGLSPEYSNRYPHEFSGGQRQRVGIARALAVEPEFLVCDEPVSALDVSIQAQILNLLKDLQVEYDLTILFIAHDLSVIRHVCDRVAVMYLGEIVEIAETEQLFANPQHPYTRALLKAIPEPDPELAQQREPLSGEVPSPIDPPKGCSFHPRCPEATEECRSIDPDLEQVDGATVGHETACIHVGSFGEDGGITLESASRDRYAPENFLHENGAIETTSPENEGAFTTTGANE
- a CDS encoding MATE family efflux transporter, translating into MSKPRDRVVATWQSVMALSWPIVVQQFLNTLMRSIDIVVTGFFSPAAVAAIGLADLYAQVPFRIGRALGTGGIALSSQDTARGDAKTRDQATTQALLIGFLVGLPIVVIGFTLADALIAVLGAELEVVRMGASYLTLVFAAAPLRIVALVGARTLQGTGDTRTPLVVNGLANVVNIFATVGLGLGLVGLPRLGIVGVGLATAFSRGLECLAILGMIGSNRTELSLRRPRDATVTKQLVAVSLPNFAEGMSTSVANFPFNALLLVFGTEVSAAYHIGRRIYQQIAGPLYRSYSVAASIIVGQRLGAGKPADARFSGLAITALSALTLGVVGTSIWIMAEPLSSIFTADPETLGYAVTFTRISGISMFFFGVFFPMAGALQGASDTRTPFYARFTGTFGFMLCFSYLAGFWLGYGLSAVYLGIVLTYVWWALVVSAGFLWGDWAERAEQLMADRASTAD
- a CDS encoding IclR family transcriptional regulator produces the protein MVNKNSGSKTGGNNPPTLKSLDNTFTIITELQERGGARVTELANATELSKSSVYKHLTTLVSHDLVTKKADQYHLGLRFLDVGAHVRHQIEGARIIKEKLREVAEETEETAQFTTEEHGRAVVLFRETGRRGVLTKGRVGKRFHIHQTAAGKAILSQFSDERVRDLIARNGLPRATKGTIVDEDELLDDLEAIRERGYSYNNEESTKGLRAVAVPLMAPDRNVLGAFAVAGPTHRMNQDRLDGELPELLRSVVNELELNLTHM